In Bradyrhizobium sp. CCBAU 051011, the following are encoded in one genomic region:
- the mobA gene encoding molybdenum cofactor guanylyltransferase MobA, protein MGGGDKAMRTIAGRTILDRVIARLAPQCDGLILNANGDPARFAAFGLPVIADGVADFPGPLAGILAALDWMAANRPEVALVLSAAADCPFLPRDLASRLHQALIDENAELAVAASSGQSHPVIGLWSVALRDELRHALVVEDIRKIDRWTARYKLATVAWRTEPLDPFFNANTVDDIAEAERLAAADEAPEA, encoded by the coding sequence ATGGGCGGCGGCGACAAGGCGATGCGCACGATCGCCGGTCGCACCATCCTCGATCGCGTGATCGCGCGGCTTGCGCCGCAATGCGACGGATTGATCCTCAATGCCAACGGCGATCCCGCCCGCTTCGCTGCGTTCGGGCTACCGGTGATCGCCGACGGCGTCGCCGATTTCCCTGGCCCCCTCGCCGGCATCCTGGCCGCGCTTGACTGGATGGCGGCGAACCGGCCCGAGGTGGCTCTGGTGCTGAGCGCAGCCGCGGACTGTCCGTTCCTGCCGCGCGATCTGGCCTCGCGCCTGCATCAGGCGCTGATTGATGAAAATGCAGAGCTCGCGGTCGCCGCTTCCAGCGGCCAATCGCATCCGGTCATCGGGTTATGGAGCGTCGCCTTGCGCGACGAGTTGCGCCATGCGCTTGTCGTCGAGGACATCAGGAAAATCGACCGCTGGACCGCGCGCTATAAGCTTGCCACTGTGGCCTGGCGGACCGAGCCGCTCGATCCCTTCTTCAATGCGAACACGGTGGATGACATCGCCGAAGCCGAACGGCTGGCCGCGGCGGACGAGGCTCCGGAAGCCTGA
- the fdhD gene encoding formate dehydrogenase accessory sulfurtransferase FdhD, which translates to MMKMEKAPAPLIVPNPEDPRLTERVAGTDQTGAAVEIRVPVERPLTLYLNAQEIVTMMTIGDYPEYLALGYLLNQNMLKYDDVVTEVEYHDDLQVVVVRTEHHTNFEAKLKKRTQTSGCAQGTAFGDLLEAVESVALPKAELRTSWLYEMTRTINTMPSLYLEAGAIHGCVLCKEGTPVCYTEDVGRHNAVDKIAGWIYRHGVDPADKILYTTGRLTSEMVIKTVRMGIPILVSRSGFTAWGVELARQVGLTLVGRTRGKRFIVLSGQERIVFDQNLDYVEEESARHKRKGEERDE; encoded by the coding sequence ATGATGAAGATGGAAAAAGCGCCCGCCCCCCTGATCGTGCCGAATCCTGAGGATCCGCGGCTGACGGAGCGCGTTGCCGGAACCGACCAGACGGGTGCTGCGGTCGAAATCCGGGTGCCGGTGGAGCGGCCGCTGACGCTGTACCTGAACGCGCAGGAGATCGTCACCATGATGACGATCGGCGACTATCCGGAGTATCTGGCGCTCGGCTACCTCCTGAACCAGAACATGCTGAAGTACGACGATGTCGTCACCGAGGTCGAATATCACGACGACCTGCAGGTGGTGGTGGTTCGCACCGAGCATCACACCAATTTTGAGGCCAAGCTGAAGAAGCGTACGCAGACTTCAGGCTGCGCACAGGGCACCGCATTCGGCGATCTGCTCGAAGCCGTCGAAAGCGTGGCGCTGCCGAAGGCCGAGTTGCGTACTTCCTGGCTCTACGAGATGACGCGTACGATAAATACTATGCCCTCGCTCTATCTGGAAGCCGGCGCGATCCATGGCTGCGTGCTGTGCAAGGAAGGCACGCCCGTCTGCTACACCGAAGACGTCGGCCGCCACAACGCCGTCGACAAGATCGCGGGCTGGATCTATCGCCACGGCGTCGATCCCGCCGACAAGATCCTCTACACCACCGGCCGCCTGACCTCCGAGATGGTGATCAAGACGGTGCGGATGGGCATTCCCATTCTGGTCTCGCGCTCGGGCTTTACGGCGTGGGGTGTCGAACTGGCGCGGCAGGTCGGACTGACATTGGTTGGCCGCACGAGGGGCAAACGCTTCATCGTATTGTCGGGACAGGAGCGGATCGTGTTCGATCAGAACCTCGACTATGTCGAGGAGGAATCCGCGCGGCACAAGCGCAAGGGCGAAGAACGTGACGAGTAA
- the mobB gene encoding molybdopterin-guanine dinucleotide biosynthesis protein B: protein MKVIGLAGWSGAGKTTLLTRAIPQFAKQGLRVSVIKHAHHAFDVDVPGKDSWRHREAGAAEVLVSSGRRWALMHELRGAHEPRLPELLAKMSPVDLVVVEGFKREPHRKIEVYRAANEKPLLFPDDPGIVGIATDTAVETKLPTAHLDDIEAVAAMMLRSAISLEDVLAKCEAEG, encoded by the coding sequence ATGAAAGTAATAGGCCTCGCGGGATGGAGCGGCGCCGGCAAGACCACCTTGCTGACGCGGGCGATCCCGCAATTCGCAAAACAGGGGCTACGGGTCTCCGTCATCAAGCACGCCCATCATGCCTTCGATGTCGACGTGCCCGGCAAGGATTCCTGGCGGCACCGCGAGGCCGGCGCGGCCGAAGTTCTGGTGTCGTCCGGCCGGCGCTGGGCGCTGATGCATGAGCTGCGCGGCGCGCATGAACCGCGACTGCCGGAACTGCTGGCGAAGATGTCGCCGGTGGATCTCGTCGTCGTCGAGGGCTTCAAGCGCGAGCCGCATCGCAAGATCGAGGTCTATCGCGCCGCGAATGAAAAGCCGCTGCTGTTCCCCGACGATCCCGGCATTGTCGGCATCGCGACCGATACGGCGGTTGAAACCAAGCTGCCGACTGCCCATCTCGACGATATCGAGGCCGTGGCCGCGATGATGTTGCGGTCGGCGATCTCGCTCGAAGACGTGCTGGCCAAATGCGAAGCTGAGGGCTGA
- the glp gene encoding gephyrin-like molybdotransferase Glp — MAQLSDDCFAFGGPMMSVDEAVGLIATRVTPVVDIETVALAGADGRILAHEMLAPLPLPPFTNSAVDGYAVSSRDLPQNDEQAFAIVGRVQAGSSASAPLKPGHAMRIFTGAPMPEGADTVFMQEDVRVDGDKVVLPAGLKPGANVRPAGEDIPSGFAALQPGQRLRPQDVALAAAFGLTELDVVRRLRVAVFSTGNEIASPGEARAAAQLFDSNRFMLMAMLSRLGCDVSDLGIIRDDRASLARALQEVAGSHDLILTTGGVSTGEEDHVKASVESVGRLVLWRMAIKPGRPVAMGIINGTPFIGLPGNPVASFVTFVHVVRPTILALSGGRPEPILPMPVRAAFSYKKKISRREYVRVSLRKATDGGLEAVKFPREGAGLLSSLADTDGLVELGEDVTQVTPGQTVGFLSYASLIN, encoded by the coding sequence ATGGCGCAATTGTCCGACGATTGCTTTGCCTTCGGCGGTCCGATGATGTCGGTCGATGAGGCCGTGGGCCTCATCGCCACGCGCGTGACGCCGGTCGTGGATATCGAGACGGTAGCGCTCGCCGGCGCCGATGGCCGCATTCTTGCGCATGAAATGTTGGCGCCACTGCCGCTGCCGCCCTTCACCAATTCCGCCGTCGATGGCTATGCGGTTTCAAGTCGCGACCTGCCGCAGAACGACGAACAGGCATTTGCTATTGTCGGCCGCGTCCAGGCGGGCAGTTCCGCATCCGCACCGCTCAAGCCGGGGCACGCGATGCGCATTTTCACCGGCGCGCCGATGCCCGAAGGCGCCGACACCGTGTTTATGCAGGAGGACGTCCGCGTCGACGGCGACAAGGTCGTGCTTCCCGCCGGCCTCAAGCCCGGCGCCAATGTACGCCCCGCGGGCGAGGATATCCCTTCAGGCTTTGCGGCCTTGCAGCCCGGCCAGCGGCTGCGGCCGCAGGATGTCGCGCTTGCCGCGGCGTTCGGCCTGACCGAGCTCGATGTCGTCAGGCGCCTGCGCGTCGCCGTGTTCTCCACGGGCAACGAGATCGCTTCGCCCGGCGAAGCGCGCGCCGCGGCGCAACTATTCGACTCCAACCGCTTCATGCTGATGGCGATGTTGTCGCGACTCGGCTGCGACGTCAGCGATCTCGGCATCATCAGGGACGATCGCGCTTCGCTGGCCCGCGCGCTGCAGGAGGTCGCCGGCAGCCATGATTTGATCCTTACAACCGGCGGCGTCTCGACCGGCGAGGAGGATCATGTCAAGGCAAGCGTCGAAAGCGTCGGCCGGCTGGTGCTGTGGCGGATGGCGATCAAGCCGGGACGGCCCGTCGCGATGGGCATCATCAACGGCACCCCCTTCATCGGATTGCCGGGCAATCCGGTGGCGAGTTTTGTCACTTTCGTTCACGTGGTGCGGCCGACCATCCTGGCGCTTTCGGGCGGGCGGCCGGAGCCGATTTTGCCGATGCCGGTTCGCGCCGCCTTCAGTTACAAGAAGAAGATCTCACGCCGTGAATATGTTCGCGTCAGCTTGCGCAAGGCGACCGACGGCGGGCTGGAGGCGGTGAAGTTTCCGCGCGAAGGCGCCGGGCTTTTGTCGTCGCTGGCGGACACCGACGGCCTAGTCGAACTCGGCGAAGACGTCACGCAGGTTACGCCCGGCCAGACGGTCGGGTTCCTGTCCTATGCAAGCCTGATCAACTGA
- a CDS encoding sulfurtransferase TusA family protein: protein MTTTKLDLAGLKCPLPALKTRKALKTLPPGDRLEVLCTDPLSVIDIPNLIRETGDKVEITERSQDRIVFLIEKANGSIEKANA from the coding sequence ATGACGACGACAAAACTCGATCTCGCCGGACTGAAATGCCCGCTGCCGGCCCTAAAGACGCGCAAGGCACTGAAGACGCTGCCGCCGGGCGACCGGTTGGAAGTGCTCTGCACCGATCCGCTGTCGGTGATCGATATCCCGAATCTCATTCGCGAGACCGGCGACAAGGTCGAAATCACCGAGCGCAGCCAGGACCGCATTGTTTTCTTGATAGAAAAAGCAAATGGGTCAATAGAAAAGGCGAATGCCTGA
- a CDS encoding sigma-54 dependent transcriptional regulator produces MNLPTSKASAAISPADEPAAKPGKSAGGPEFGALAQASILIVDDEPGMRNFLVRTLGPRCKHVEEAADTDEASRKLDKNRFDVVILDNIMPGKNGVDWLAEQRAVGFFADAILITAYADLDTAIQALRAGAVDFVLKPFRSNQILNAVARCLDRVRLQRENYVLRYALRASSDRTFLRDNLIGESPAARSVRETIARVARLPTSILLTGESGTGKEVAARSIHSLSDRADKPFVPVNCAAIPPEMIEGELFGHIKGAFTGADSGREGLFLYAHGGTLFLDEIGELPLPMQSKLLRVLEDRRVRPVGSEREVPVDLRLIFATNADLQKEVERGRFRADLYYRLNVMQIHLPLLKDRGDDVQELATIFMNKLSIQLGMPPVAIDSSVRAALASYDWPGNVRELRNLIERALILGAFPDDFAGPPRNDGQAASADSLADLERRHILSVLKETGGNREEAARRLGISRKTIDRKLALWNG; encoded by the coding sequence ATGAACCTCCCGACATCGAAGGCGAGTGCGGCGATATCCCCTGCGGACGAACCGGCGGCCAAGCCAGGCAAATCGGCTGGCGGCCCCGAGTTCGGCGCGCTGGCGCAGGCCTCGATCCTGATCGTCGACGACGAGCCCGGAATGCGCAATTTTCTGGTGCGCACGCTGGGGCCGCGCTGCAAGCACGTGGAAGAGGCCGCCGATACTGACGAAGCCTCGCGCAAGCTCGACAAAAATCGATTCGACGTCGTCATCCTCGACAACATCATGCCGGGCAAGAACGGTGTCGACTGGCTGGCGGAGCAGCGGGCCGTCGGCTTCTTTGCCGACGCCATCCTGATCACGGCCTACGCCGATCTCGACACCGCGATCCAGGCGCTGCGCGCCGGTGCGGTCGATTTCGTGTTGAAACCGTTTCGCTCGAACCAGATCCTGAACGCTGTGGCCCGCTGCCTCGACCGTGTCAGGCTGCAGCGCGAGAATTATGTTCTTCGCTATGCGCTGCGCGCATCCTCCGACCGCACCTTCCTGCGTGACAATCTGATCGGAGAATCGCCGGCGGCCCGAAGCGTGCGGGAAACCATCGCCCGTGTTGCCCGCCTGCCGACGTCGATCCTGCTCACCGGTGAATCCGGCACCGGCAAGGAAGTTGCCGCGCGCTCGATTCATTCGCTGTCCGACCGCGCCGACAAGCCGTTCGTGCCGGTGAACTGCGCGGCGATTCCGCCTGAAATGATCGAGGGCGAGCTGTTCGGCCACATCAAGGGCGCCTTCACCGGCGCGGACAGCGGCCGCGAGGGTCTGTTCCTCTATGCCCATGGCGGCACGCTGTTCCTCGATGAAATCGGCGAACTGCCGCTGCCGATGCAGAGCAAGTTGCTCCGCGTGCTGGAGGACCGCCGCGTCCGTCCCGTCGGCTCCGAGCGTGAAGTGCCGGTCGACCTTCGCCTCATCTTTGCGACCAATGCCGATCTGCAGAAGGAAGTGGAGAGGGGGCGCTTCCGTGCCGATCTGTATTACCGCCTCAACGTCATGCAGATTCATCTGCCGCTGTTGAAGGATCGCGGCGATGACGTGCAGGAACTCGCCACCATTTTCATGAACAAGCTCTCGATACAGCTCGGCATGCCGCCGGTTGCGATCGACAGCTCAGTGCGCGCCGCACTGGCGAGTTACGATTGGCCGGGCAATGTGCGCGAGTTGCGCAATCTGATCGAGCGCGCCTTGATCCTCGGCGCGTTCCCGGACGATTTCGCCGGGCCGCCGCGCAATGACGGGCAGGCCGCCAGCGCTGACAGTCTCGCGGATCTGGAGCGTCGGCACATTCTTTCGGTGCTGAAGGAGACCGGCGGTAACCGCGAGGAGGCGGCGCGGCGGCTCGGCATCTCGCGCAAGACAATCGATCGCAAACTTGCGTTATGGAATGGCTGA